In a single window of the Desulfovibrio sp. Huiquan2017 genome:
- a CDS encoding HAMP domain-containing histidine kinase gives MSRTQCETREGLRFFGRISASVSHEIKNVFAVINEAAGLIEDLTLMAGRGMPLQPERLKSAANSIQGQVKRGDAIVRNMNAFAHSTDEDVREVNLIEALKLAVDLTSRFADMRRIKLTVGESESVSMAACPFDLTRLLHSSMAAAFDSMQPGDTLVITVSPADGGASFSLSVPGKDAPLKNDEPFADLARAMGARVETDEKTGISRLLLAAEGAPA, from the coding sequence ATGAGCCGAACCCAGTGCGAGACCCGCGAAGGGCTCAGATTCTTTGGACGCATCAGTGCGTCGGTGTCCCATGAGATCAAGAACGTGTTCGCCGTGATCAACGAGGCGGCCGGGCTGATCGAGGACCTCACGCTCATGGCCGGGCGCGGAATGCCCCTTCAGCCGGAGCGCCTCAAAAGCGCGGCCAACTCCATCCAGGGCCAGGTCAAACGCGGCGATGCCATCGTCAGGAACATGAACGCGTTCGCTCACTCCACAGACGAGGACGTCCGCGAAGTGAACCTGATCGAAGCCTTGAAGTTGGCGGTGGACCTGACTTCCCGTTTCGCCGATATGCGGCGGATCAAACTGACCGTGGGCGAAAGTGAATCCGTGTCCATGGCCGCGTGCCCCTTTGATCTGACGCGCCTGCTGCACTCCTCCATGGCGGCGGCGTTTGATTCCATGCAACCGGGCGATACGTTGGTCATCACCGTGTCTCCCGCCGACGGCGGCGCATCGTTCTCCCTTTCCGTGCCCGGAAAGGATGCTCCGCTGAAGAATGACGAGCCGTTTGCAGACTTGGCCCGGGCCATGGGCGCCCGCGTCGAGACGGACGAAAAAACCGGGATCAGCCGGTTGCTGCTTGCGGCCGAGGGCGCACCCGCGTAG
- a CDS encoding response regulator, with amino-acid sequence MKVLLVDDEVELVSAMAERLGFRDVDADWTDNGESAMEMADKTAYDVAVLDMKMPRLNGLDLMERLAEKHPGMKFIFLSGHGSESDFKAGCAAGCNYLIKPIQLEELVALIHKVAA; translated from the coding sequence ATGAAAGTACTTTTGGTAGACGATGAAGTGGAACTGGTTTCCGCCATGGCCGAGCGCCTCGGCTTCCGGGACGTGGACGCGGACTGGACGGACAACGGCGAATCGGCCATGGAAATGGCCGACAAGACCGCCTATGACGTGGCCGTCCTGGACATGAAAATGCCCCGGCTGAACGGCTTGGACCTCATGGAACGGCTGGCGGAAAAGCACCCGGGCATGAAGTTCATCTTTCTGTCCGGCCATGGCTCGGAATCGGATTTCAAGGCCGGTTGCGCCGCGGGCTGCAACTACCTGATCAAGCCCATTCAGCTTGAGGAACTCGTCGCTCTGATTCACAAGGTGGCGGCGTAA
- a CDS encoding transporter substrate-binding domain-containing protein: MKKIYITRLNYYILFVVAWLSITLFGLLPFAEAQPFTFYVDEVPPFISIADKGLISGMAVDVVRELMASVGQPVWQGNIRHINWARAIRTVETTSGTALFALVRTPRREKAFKWVGPIAKLNLGLVAHKPFGAALRGLEDLSNYRIGVVRDSGPSHILASEFGIPEATQVKVKNALIQFRMLRAGRVDLITQADTAVPVILREIGMNPAEFEMACVLKPLELYLAFNPSVDDLLVARLQAELEDMKREDENGVSRYGMIMNRFLEGGATAHHRQ; this comes from the coding sequence ATGAAGAAAATATATATAACTAGATTGAATTATTATATTTTATTTGTTGTCGCTTGGCTGTCGATCACGCTTTTCGGCCTCCTCCCATTCGCCGAGGCGCAGCCGTTCACCTTCTATGTGGACGAGGTCCCTCCCTTCATCTCCATTGCAGATAAAGGCTTGATCTCCGGCATGGCCGTGGATGTGGTTCGTGAGCTGATGGCTTCCGTCGGGCAGCCTGTCTGGCAGGGGAACATCCGACACATCAATTGGGCCAGGGCGATCAGGACCGTTGAGACCACTTCGGGCACCGCACTCTTCGCTCTGGTCCGGACCCCACGGCGGGAGAAAGCGTTCAAGTGGGTCGGACCCATCGCCAAACTCAATCTGGGGCTGGTGGCGCACAAGCCCTTCGGAGCCGCCCTCCGTGGCCTCGAGGACCTGAGCAACTACCGTATCGGCGTGGTCCGCGACAGCGGCCCCTCGCATATTCTCGCAAGCGAGTTCGGAATTCCCGAAGCCACGCAGGTGAAGGTCAAGAACGCCCTGATCCAGTTTCGGATGCTTCGTGCCGGGCGGGTGGATCTGATCACCCAGGCGGACACGGCCGTGCCCGTCATCCTGCGGGAGATCGGCATGAATCCCGCCGAATTCGAAATGGCCTGCGTACTCAAGCCGTTGGAGCTTTATCTGGCCTTTAATCCGTCAGTGGACGATCTCTTGGTGGCCCGGCTTCAAGCGGAACTGGAAGACATGAAACGTGAAGACGAGAACGGGGTCAGCCGCTACGGCATGATCATGAATCGTTTTTTGGAAGGCGGGGCCACCGCTCACCACAGGCAGTAA
- a CDS encoding ATP-binding cassette domain-containing protein: MALVSLRDISINFTGTVLLDKVSMQIEPGERVCLIGRNGEGKSTLLSIIEGITPPDSGSVDYQRGCRVAMLPQEVPQDLAGTVYDIAAQGLGKVGEHLAAYHDASRTLAESPEPGPDLVNRLETAQHALEEAGGWPHHQTIEAVLSHLKLDGDARFASLSGGTKRRVLLARALVSNPDLLILDEPTNHLDIDSINWLEDFLLRQNAALLFVSHDRAFLRRLATRIVELDRGQLTSWECGYETYLQRKGDALSAEAKQNHNFDRKLAEEETWIRQGIKARRTRNMGRVRDLIKLREEREARRERVGSVKMVIQEAERTGKLVLEAEHLCFGYGDVPLIADFSTTIMRGDKVGLIGPNGAGKTTLLKILLGEIKPQSGSVRQGVNLQVSYFDQLREQLDETRSARYNVAEGNDFVDINGYRCHVMTHLKNFLFTPDRAKVPVGVLSGGERNRLLLARLFTRPFNVLIMDEPTNDLDAETLDLLEELLMDYSGTLLLVSHDRDFLNNVVTSTIGFEGHGVVAEYVGGYDDWLRQRPSAAPAPAKTGKPKPEPERPRSAKRKLSYKEKFELEGKREQLKVMPGRIEGLERELATLQERMSAADYYKNSGEIMADDQKRLETIESDLEIAYETWEELETALEGVELD, encoded by the coding sequence ATGGCCCTGGTCAGTTTACGAGATATTTCCATCAATTTCACCGGAACGGTACTGCTGGACAAGGTGTCCATGCAGATCGAGCCGGGCGAACGCGTCTGCCTGATCGGCCGCAACGGCGAAGGCAAGTCCACCCTGCTGTCCATCATCGAGGGCATCACTCCGCCCGACTCGGGCTCCGTGGACTATCAGCGCGGCTGCCGCGTGGCCATGCTCCCCCAGGAGGTGCCCCAGGATCTGGCGGGCACGGTCTACGACATCGCGGCCCAAGGATTGGGCAAGGTCGGAGAACACCTGGCCGCCTACCACGACGCCTCCCGCACTCTGGCGGAATCCCCCGAGCCCGGACCGGACCTGGTTAACCGCCTGGAAACGGCCCAGCACGCCCTGGAAGAGGCCGGAGGATGGCCGCACCACCAGACCATTGAGGCCGTGCTCTCGCACCTCAAGCTCGACGGCGATGCACGTTTCGCATCCCTGTCCGGCGGCACCAAACGCCGCGTGCTCCTGGCCCGCGCCCTGGTCTCGAACCCGGACCTGCTCATCCTGGACGAGCCCACCAACCATTTGGACATAGACTCCATCAATTGGCTGGAGGATTTCCTCCTGCGCCAGAATGCGGCCCTGCTCTTCGTCTCTCACGACCGCGCCTTCCTGCGCCGTCTGGCAACGCGCATCGTGGAGCTGGACCGGGGACAGCTGACCAGTTGGGAATGCGGCTACGAAACCTATTTGCAGCGCAAGGGGGATGCCCTGTCCGCCGAGGCCAAGCAGAATCACAACTTCGACCGCAAGCTGGCCGAAGAGGAGACTTGGATACGGCAGGGTATCAAGGCCCGGCGCACCCGGAACATGGGCCGCGTGCGCGACCTCATAAAGTTGCGCGAAGAGCGCGAAGCCCGGCGGGAACGGGTGGGGTCGGTCAAGATGGTCATCCAGGAGGCCGAGCGCACGGGCAAGCTGGTTCTTGAAGCCGAGCATCTCTGTTTCGGCTACGGCGACGTTCCGCTCATCGCCGATTTCTCCACCACCATCATGCGCGGCGACAAGGTCGGGCTCATCGGACCCAACGGCGCGGGAAAAACCACCCTGCTCAAAATCCTGCTCGGCGAAATCAAGCCGCAGTCGGGCTCCGTCCGTCAGGGGGTCAACCTCCAGGTCAGCTACTTCGATCAGCTCCGGGAGCAGCTCGACGAGACCCGTTCCGCCCGCTACAACGTGGCCGAAGGCAACGACTTCGTGGACATCAACGGCTACCGCTGCCACGTCATGACCCACCTGAAGAATTTTCTGTTCACCCCGGACAGGGCCAAGGTCCCCGTGGGTGTACTCTCCGGCGGCGAGCGCAACCGGCTGCTCCTGGCCCGGCTGTTCACCCGCCCGTTCAACGTCCTGATCATGGACGAACCGACCAACGACCTGGACGCCGAGACCCTGGACCTGCTGGAGGAATTGCTCATGGACTACTCCGGCACCCTGCTCCTGGTCAGCCATGACCGCGACTTCCTGAACAACGTGGTCACCTCGACCATCGGTTTCGAAGGGCATGGCGTGGTCGCCGAATATGTGGGCGGCTACGACGACTGGCTACGCCAGCGACCGTCAGCCGCGCCCGCTCCGGCCAAGACGGGCAAGCCTAAACCCGAGCCGGAACGCCCCCGGTCCGCCAAGCGGAAATTGAGCTACAAGGAAAAATTCGAACTTGAAGGGAAACGGGAGCAATTGAAGGTCATGCCCGGCCGCATCGAAGGGCTGGAGCGCGAACTCGCAACGCTGCAGGAACGCATGTCGGCGGCGGACTACTACAAGAATTCCGGCGAGATAATGGCCGATGACCAAAAACGCCTGGAAACCATTGAGTCCGATCTCGAAATCGCCTATGAGACCTGGGAAGAACTCGAAACCGCCCTTGAGGGCGTGGAGCTGGACTGA
- a CDS encoding PAS domain-containing sensor histidine kinase translates to MASLFEKIRPQFWDTDDGGGAGKSLFDYRRIWRFAIILLALVALIPLMVMAFIDYNVTRHSLESENLLRTSRTTSNTRRAVAYFLEERTKALEFLVLDQGINALRDSRKLANVLASLQQSFGGFVDLGVINDKGRQVAYIGPYDLLGRDYSGQEGFATAMAHGTYISRVFLGFRDEPHLVVSRKVRDNRTGENYMLRATLDTDQFNSILQLDLPGGGDAFVVDRDGFIQTPSKEHGSLLTKVDLGIPGYSDTTRVERVRGGDGREYTVGYAYIHDSPFIVLVVKRTRELMKPLQTIRMELLWILISSILIILLVIVGVATYMVNKIYIADQTRARTLHRMEHTNRMASIGRLAAGVAHEINNPLAIINEKAGLIRDLFIFKQEYAHDERLLGNIDSIINSVSRCGKITKRLLSFARHIDVEMDEIEFKDLANEVVDFLRKEAEYRSITIEMDIPENLPPFISDRGKLQQIFLNLVNNAFQAMNDGGHLSISARDTACDHLVFAVADDGCGIPEADIKRIFDPFFSTKKKTGGTGLGLSITYGLVQELGGTMSVESEVGKGTTFTITMPLKGTKPEDKNKA, encoded by the coding sequence ATGGCATCACTGTTTGAGAAGATACGACCGCAATTCTGGGACACGGACGACGGCGGCGGGGCGGGCAAGAGCCTGTTCGACTACCGGCGCATCTGGCGTTTCGCCATCATCCTGCTGGCGCTGGTTGCGCTCATCCCCCTGATGGTCATGGCCTTCATCGACTACAACGTCACCCGGCACTCCCTGGAATCCGAGAATCTGCTGCGCACGTCCCGAACCACCTCCAACACCCGCCGGGCCGTGGCCTACTTCCTGGAGGAACGGACCAAGGCCTTGGAGTTCCTGGTTCTGGATCAAGGCATCAACGCCCTGCGCGATAGCCGGAAGCTGGCCAACGTGTTGGCTTCTCTGCAACAGAGCTTCGGCGGGTTCGTGGATCTCGGCGTGATCAACGACAAGGGACGGCAGGTCGCCTATATAGGTCCCTATGACCTGCTCGGCCGCGACTACAGCGGCCAGGAGGGGTTCGCCACGGCCATGGCCCACGGCACCTATATCAGCCGGGTCTTCCTCGGCTTCCGCGACGAGCCGCATCTGGTGGTTTCGCGCAAAGTGCGCGACAATCGGACCGGCGAGAACTACATGCTCCGAGCCACCCTGGATACGGACCAGTTCAACTCCATCCTGCAACTCGATCTGCCCGGCGGCGGCGACGCCTTCGTGGTGGACCGCGACGGTTTCATCCAGACTCCGTCCAAGGAGCACGGCTCCTTGCTGACCAAGGTGGACCTGGGCATCCCCGGCTATTCGGATACGACCCGCGTGGAGCGGGTCCGGGGCGGGGACGGCCGGGAATACACCGTGGGCTACGCCTACATCCACGACAGCCCGTTCATCGTCCTGGTGGTCAAGCGCACCCGGGAACTGATGAAGCCGTTGCAGACCATCCGCATGGAGCTGCTCTGGATTTTGATTTCGAGCATCCTGATCATCCTGCTGGTCATCGTGGGTGTGGCCACCTACATGGTCAACAAGATCTACATCGCGGACCAGACCAGGGCGCGGACCTTGCACCGCATGGAGCACACCAACCGCATGGCTTCCATCGGGCGGCTGGCGGCTGGCGTGGCCCACGAGATCAACAATCCCCTGGCCATCATCAACGAGAAGGCCGGGCTGATTCGCGACCTGTTCATTTTCAAGCAGGAGTACGCCCACGATGAGCGCCTGCTTGGGAATATCGATTCGATCATCAACTCCGTGTCCCGGTGCGGCAAGATCACCAAACGGCTGTTGAGCTTCGCCCGGCATATCGACGTGGAGATGGATGAGATCGAATTCAAGGACCTGGCCAACGAGGTCGTGGACTTCCTGCGCAAGGAAGCCGAGTACCGTTCCATCACCATCGAAATGGACATCCCGGAGAACCTGCCCCCGTTCATCTCGGACCGGGGCAAGCTCCAGCAGATATTCCTCAACCTGGTGAACAACGCCTTCCAGGCCATGAACGACGGCGGCCATCTGTCCATCTCGGCCCGGGATACCGCCTGCGATCACCTGGTTTTTGCCGTGGCGGACGACGGCTGCGGCATCCCGGAGGCGGACATCAAGCGCATCTTCGATCCGTTCTTCTCCACCAAGAAGAAGACCGGCGGAACCGGGCTCGGCCTGTCCATTACCTACGGCCTGGTTCAGGAACTGGGCGGGACCATGAGCGTGGAGAGCGAAGTGGGCAAAGGTACTACCTTCACCATAACCATGCCCCTCAAGGGGACCAAGCCCGAAGACAAGAACAAGGCATAG
- a CDS encoding response regulator: MAEKVLLIDDEVEFLEALSERMEIRGMDVTTAENAAAAVSAINSGDFDAIVLDLQMPDMNGIDMLKVIRKTNPDMQVILLTGQATLEAGIQAMKLGAMDFMEKPADIDALTDKIKKAQAKKMVIVEKKTEKKVNDILKSKGW; this comes from the coding sequence ATGGCAGAAAAAGTACTGCTTATCGATGACGAAGTGGAATTCCTCGAAGCCCTGTCCGAACGGATGGAGATCCGAGGCATGGACGTGACCACGGCCGAGAACGCCGCCGCCGCGGTAAGCGCGATCAATTCGGGCGACTTCGACGCCATCGTGCTGGACCTGCAGATGCCGGACATGAACGGCATCGACATGCTCAAGGTCATCCGCAAGACCAACCCGGACATGCAGGTCATCCTGCTCACCGGCCAGGCCACTCTGGAGGCGGGCATTCAGGCCATGAAGCTCGGAGCCATGGACTTCATGGAGAAGCCCGCGGACATCGACGCCCTGACCGACAAGATCAAAAAGGCCCAGGCCAAGAAAATGGTCATCGTGGAAAAGAAGACCGAGAAAAAGGTCAACGACATCCTCAAGTCCAAGGGGTGGTAG
- a CDS encoding response regulator codes for MSVITVFNGLFCEAGVVVKRVVDATNCRLVTDQEIVADAARLSGMAEDRIARAFQAKTSVFNSFSHEKEQAIAWMRLAVAKRLVEDDTLVIPGFASQLPDPAIGHILKVCLISDMKARVGVAEREEGFAEKHALKLIRKDDEDRAAWVKALRDVDDPWSGTLYDLVLPVASTGMDRCADLIVEQLGNAAVQVTDKTRAAVQDFLLAAKVETVLAKEGHSVQVSAHKGTVTLTINKHVLLLEKLERELKSIVSGVDGVLAVEAQVGKGFHQTDIYRKMDFEVPSKVLLVDDEREFVQTLSERLMMRDMGSAVVYDGESALDLVRDDEPEVMILDLKMPGIDGIEVLRRVKGEHPNIEVIILTGHGSEADRKVCMELGAFAYLHKPVDIDVLSETLKAANDKIRAEK; via the coding sequence ATGTCAGTCATTACCGTTTTCAACGGATTGTTTTGCGAAGCCGGAGTGGTGGTCAAGCGCGTCGTGGACGCCACGAACTGCCGCCTCGTTACCGATCAGGAGATCGTGGCCGACGCCGCCAGGCTGTCGGGCATGGCCGAGGACCGCATCGCCCGGGCCTTCCAGGCCAAGACCTCGGTCTTCAATTCCTTCAGTCATGAAAAGGAGCAGGCCATCGCCTGGATGCGCCTGGCCGTGGCCAAGCGGCTGGTCGAGGACGATACCCTGGTTATCCCCGGGTTCGCCTCGCAATTGCCCGACCCGGCCATCGGCCATATCCTCAAGGTCTGTCTTATTTCCGACATGAAGGCGCGCGTGGGCGTAGCCGAACGCGAAGAGGGCTTCGCCGAGAAACACGCCCTGAAGCTCATCCGCAAGGACGACGAGGACCGTGCCGCCTGGGTCAAGGCTCTGCGCGACGTTGACGATCCGTGGTCCGGCACCCTCTACGATCTGGTCCTGCCCGTGGCCTCGACCGGCATGGATCGTTGCGCAGACCTCATCGTCGAACAGCTCGGCAATGCCGCGGTCCAGGTTACGGACAAGACCCGCGCGGCCGTGCAGGATTTCCTGCTCGCCGCCAAGGTGGAGACCGTGCTCGCCAAGGAGGGTCACAGCGTCCAGGTCTCGGCCCACAAGGGCACCGTCACCCTGACCATCAACAAGCACGTGCTCCTGTTGGAGAAGCTGGAACGCGAGCTGAAGTCCATCGTCTCGGGCGTGGACGGCGTCCTGGCCGTGGAGGCCCAGGTGGGCAAGGGCTTCCACCAGACCGACATCTACCGCAAAATGGACTTCGAGGTCCCTTCCAAAGTCCTGCTCGTGGACGATGAGCGTGAATTCGTCCAGACCCTGTCCGAGCGGCTGATGATGCGTGACATGGGTTCGGCCGTGGTTTACGATGGCGAATCCGCCCTGGACCTGGTGCGCGACGACGAACCCGAGGTCATGATCCTCGATCTGAAGATGCCCGGCATCGACGGCATCGAGGTCCTGCGCCGCGTCAAGGGCGAGCATCCGAACATCGAGGTCATCATTTTGACCGGGCACGGCTCGGAGGCGGACCGCAAGGTGTGCATGGAGTTGGGCGCCTTCGCCTATCTGCACAAGCCCGTGGACATCGACGTCCTGAGCGAGACGCTCAAGGCCGCCAACGACAAGATCAGGGCCGAAAAGTAA
- a CDS encoding SulP family inorganic anion transporter, translated as MLSRIFPFIGWFKGYNMAAFRADAIAGLTVALVLIPQSMAYAQLAGMPAYYGLYASFLPPLVAALFGSSRQLATGPVAVVSLMTAASLEPLATAGSEGYIAYAILLALMVGVFQFLLGVLKLGLVVNFLSHPVVNGFTNAAAIIIASSQFSKLFGVYVDGAEHHYETIIRVVESAFQYTHWPTLGMGVLAFGIMVGLKRVNPKIPNVLVAVVVTTALSWGLGFNHDIKISEDAIRIPAVHEAIIGFNGTVGALDELALERASMAKRMEEASASGDPLKVLDIQHAQNVIGVKMTALKEKAHEMRTELREVLMSGVEQPGGGLLFFERGAVPAGMTDDGRTWRMKVGNTKLDTASLKMMGGGAVVGVVPSGIPAISMPNLDLKVLLRLIPFAAIISLLGFMEAISIAKAMAAKTGQRLDPNQELIGQGLANMIGACGKSYPASGSFSRSAVNLQAGAVTGMSSVFTSLMVVIALLFFTPLLYHLPQAVLAAVIMMAVIGLINASGFIHAWKAQWYDGAISILSFVCTLAFAPHLDKGIMVGVVLSLLVFLYKSMRPRVATLSRSEDESLRDATAFGLKQCQHIALVRFDGPLFFANASFLEDQITERMMGNDKLRHIIIVANGINDMDASGEEALSLIVDRVRSSGLDISLCGVNEAVMAVLERTHLLEKIGKDHVYATMEAAICATHESAHRNGDEDSCPLTTVCRLA; from the coding sequence ATGCTTTCACGAATATTCCCCTTTATCGGCTGGTTCAAAGGGTACAACATGGCGGCGTTTAGGGCCGACGCCATCGCGGGGCTGACCGTCGCCCTGGTGCTCATCCCTCAATCCATGGCCTACGCCCAGTTGGCGGGCATGCCCGCCTACTACGGTCTGTACGCGTCTTTCCTTCCGCCCCTGGTGGCAGCCCTCTTCGGCTCCAGCCGTCAGTTGGCCACCGGCCCCGTGGCCGTTGTCTCCCTCATGACCGCCGCCTCGCTTGAGCCTCTGGCCACGGCGGGCAGCGAGGGATACATCGCCTACGCCATCCTGCTGGCCCTCATGGTCGGCGTCTTTCAATTCCTGCTCGGCGTGCTCAAACTCGGCCTGGTGGTCAACTTCCTGTCCCACCCCGTGGTCAACGGATTCACCAACGCTGCGGCCATCATCATCGCCTCGTCCCAGTTCTCCAAGCTGTTCGGCGTTTACGTCGATGGCGCCGAACACCACTACGAGACCATCATCCGCGTGGTCGAGTCCGCTTTTCAGTACACGCACTGGCCCACCCTGGGCATGGGCGTGCTCGCCTTCGGCATCATGGTCGGTCTCAAGCGTGTCAATCCCAAGATCCCCAACGTTCTGGTGGCCGTGGTCGTGACCACGGCTCTGTCCTGGGGGCTGGGTTTCAATCATGACATCAAGATTTCAGAGGACGCCATCCGCATTCCGGCCGTGCATGAGGCCATTATCGGCTTCAACGGCACCGTGGGCGCCCTGGATGAACTGGCCCTTGAGCGTGCTTCCATGGCCAAGCGGATGGAGGAGGCCTCGGCCTCCGGCGACCCGCTCAAGGTCCTGGACATCCAGCATGCCCAGAACGTCATCGGCGTGAAGATGACCGCCCTCAAAGAGAAGGCCCACGAAATGCGCACCGAGCTGCGCGAGGTGCTCATGTCCGGCGTGGAACAGCCCGGCGGCGGTCTGCTTTTCTTCGAGCGGGGCGCGGTCCCGGCCGGCATGACCGACGATGGCCGGACCTGGCGCATGAAGGTCGGCAACACCAAGCTCGACACCGCTTCCCTGAAGATGATGGGCGGCGGGGCCGTGGTCGGCGTGGTCCCTTCGGGCATCCCTGCCATCTCCATGCCGAATCTGGACCTCAAGGTCCTGCTGCGCCTGATCCCGTTCGCAGCGATCATTTCCCTGCTCGGCTTCATGGAGGCCATCTCCATTGCCAAGGCCATGGCCGCCAAGACCGGCCAGCGGCTGGATCCCAACCAGGAGCTCATCGGCCAGGGGCTGGCCAATATGATCGGTGCCTGCGGCAAGAGCTACCCGGCCTCGGGTTCGTTCTCTCGCTCGGCGGTCAATCTCCAGGCGGGCGCGGTTACTGGCATGTCCTCCGTGTTCACCTCGCTCATGGTCGTCATCGCCCTGCTTTTCTTCACCCCGCTCCTGTACCATCTGCCCCAGGCCGTGCTGGCCGCGGTCATCATGATGGCCGTCATCGGGCTGATCAACGCCTCGGGCTTCATTCACGCCTGGAAGGCCCAGTGGTATGACGGGGCCATCTCCATCCTGTCCTTCGTCTGCACCCTGGCCTTTGCCCCGCACCTGGACAAGGGCATCATGGTCGGCGTGGTCCTGTCGCTGCTCGTCTTCCTGTACAAATCCATGCGTCCGCGCGTGGCCACCCTGTCCCGGAGCGAGGACGAGTCCCTGCGCGACGCCACGGCCTTCGGCCTGAAGCAGTGTCAACACATCGCCCTGGTCCGTTTCGACGGCCCGCTGTTCTTTGCCAACGCGAGCTTCCTGGAGGACCAGATCACCGAGCGGATGATGGGCAACGACAAGCTCAGGCATATCATCATCGTGGCCAACGGCATCAACGACATGGACGCCTCGGGCGAGGAAGCCCTGTCGCTCATTGTCGACCGGGTCCGCTCCAGCGGTCTGGACATCTCTCTGTGCGGCGTGAACGAGGCGGTCATGGCCGTGCTTGAGCGCACCCACCTGCTGGAGAAGATCGGCAAGGATCACGTCTACGCCACCATGGAGGCCGCCATCTGCGCCACGCACGAGAGTGCGCACCGCAACGGCGACGAAGATAGTTGTCCCCTCACCACCGTTTGCCGCCTGGCCTAA
- the rpe gene encoding ribulose-phosphate 3-epimerase, with protein MILSPSMLSSDFANMETELKALEAAGLTWVHLDVMDGMFVPNITFGPPIIKSMRAKSDLFFDCHLMINDPGRYVGNFADAGADLICVHAEACTHLERVCAQIAEAGAKPAVALNPHTPPEAIRYLLPQLHMVLIMSVNPGFGGQKFIPFCLDKVRDLKAMIDKAGTDTLIQIDGGVTLDNARELTRAGVDVLVSGSAFFKHPPYGDRHKAFQDACK; from the coding sequence ATGATTCTTTCCCCCTCCATGCTTTCCTCGGACTTCGCCAACATGGAAACCGAGCTCAAGGCCCTGGAAGCAGCGGGCCTCACCTGGGTCCACCTGGATGTCATGGACGGCATGTTCGTGCCCAACATCACCTTTGGCCCGCCGATCATCAAATCCATGCGCGCCAAATCGGACCTGTTCTTTGACTGCCACCTGATGATCAACGATCCGGGCCGATATGTCGGTAACTTCGCCGATGCCGGGGCCGATCTGATCTGCGTTCACGCCGAAGCGTGCACGCACCTGGAACGGGTCTGCGCCCAGATAGCCGAGGCCGGGGCCAAACCGGCCGTGGCCCTCAATCCGCACACCCCGCCCGAGGCCATCCGCTATCTCCTGCCGCAACTGCACATGGTCCTCATCATGTCCGTGAACCCCGGTTTCGGCGGCCAGAAGTTCATCCCCTTCTGTTTGGACAAGGTCCGCGATCTGAAGGCCATGATCGACAAGGCCGGGACCGACACCCTGATCCAGATCGACGGCGGCGTGACCCTGGACAACGCGCGCGAACTGACGCGGGCAGGCGTAGACGTACTCGTATCCGGCTCGGCATTTTTCAAACACCCGCCCTACGGCGACCGGCACAAGGCGTTTCAGGACGCCTGCAAGTAA
- a CDS encoding GNAT family N-acetyltransferase translates to MKALTIRHADMDDLTACHTIEANCFPPAEAAWASSLRNRIEIYPEGFLVAEWEGKVVGQVNAGSTDKDDITDEEFKQLIGHDPDGRNIVIFSLSVLPAFRQRGIAGTLLTNFIGHARDMGKSAIKLLCKEPLTAFYARFGFTDDGPSRSTHGGAVWHAMTLVLTD, encoded by the coding sequence ATGAAAGCCCTGACCATACGCCATGCGGACATGGACGACCTGACCGCCTGCCATACCATCGAAGCCAACTGTTTCCCGCCCGCCGAAGCCGCCTGGGCGAGCAGCCTGCGCAACCGCATCGAGATCTATCCCGAAGGATTTCTGGTAGCCGAATGGGAAGGCAAGGTGGTCGGCCAGGTGAATGCGGGCTCCACCGACAAGGACGACATCACGGACGAGGAATTCAAGCAACTCATCGGGCACGACCCGGACGGCCGCAACATCGTCATCTTCTCCCTGTCCGTGCTCCCCGCATTCCGGCAGCGCGGCATCGCGGGCACCCTGCTCACCAACTTCATCGGGCACGCCCGGGACATGGGCAAGTCCGCAATCAAGCTCCTGTGCAAAGAACCGCTGACCGCCTTTTACGCCCGTTTCGGCTTCACCGACGACGGGCCGTCCCGGTCCACCCATGGCGGCGCGGTCTGGCACGCCATGACCCTGGTCCTGACGGATTAA